Within Gallaecimonas pentaromativorans, the genomic segment GCCGGGCTCGACCAAGCCACCTACTACAGCTACCTCTCCGAAGAGCTGGGCCGTGAGCTGGGCGGCCCCACCGAAGTGCGCATCAACCAGGGCACACAGTTCGATATCTGGGTGCGCCCGCCCATGGCCCCCAAGTATTGGTTGAAGGTGCCGCTAAGCGGCTTTGAGGGCTTCCAGTTCTCGCCGCTGCCGCTCTATTTGGCGCTGATAGGGGTGCTGTCGGTGCTGGGAGGCTGGCTTTTTGCCCGGCGCCTTAACCGGCCGCTGAAAAAACTGGAAGTGGCCGCCCACCAGGTGGGGCGCGGCGAGCGCCCGGCAACGCTTTCTGACGATGTCGGCTCCAGCGAAGTGGCGGCGGTAACCCGAGCCTTTAACCAGATGGCCAAAGGGGTGGCGCAATTGGAAGAAGACCGTGCCTTGCTGATGGCCGGTATTTCCCACGACCTTCGCACCCCCCTGACCCGCATTCGCCTGGCCACCGAGATGATGCAAAGCTCCGAGGGCTACCTCAAAGACGGCATCATCGACGACATCGAAGACATGAACGCCATCATCGACCAGTTCATCGCCTACGTGCGCCAGGACCGGGAAGACAGCCCCGAGCCGTCGGATGTTGAAGCCTTGCTGGAAGACGCGGTCAGCGCCTTTGCTGAGCGGCCGCTGCGCACCGTACTGGCGGTAGAGCCCATTCCCGAGCTGTGGCTAAGGCCGCTGTCCATCAAGCGGCTTGTCTACAACCTCTTGGAAAACGCCGAACGCTACGGCCGGGGCGAGGCCAGAGTGGAGGCCAGGTTGTCTCTTAACAGCAACGAATTGGTGCTCAAGGTGGGGGATAACGGCCCCGGCATTCCCGAGGCCGAGCGCGAGCGGCTGTTCATGCCCTTTGAGCGGGGCGACAAAGCCCGCAGCACCCACGGCTCCGGCCTGGGCCTTGCCATCATCAAGAAGATTGTCGATTCCTACCATGGCCGCATTCTCCTGGGCCAATCTACCCAAGGGGGGCTGCTGGTGGAGATCCGCCTGCCGCTTTCTTCCTTAAGCCCGGTGGAATAAGGCCTGGCGAGGTGCATTAGCGAAAAGTCGTATTGTGCCAGGGTCGTTTTTGCAGCAAAGGTGTAACGCTTACACAACTATTATTCAAATGTTGCAGAAAACGATAAGGACAGCACATGAGCGCCATCGTATTGCTGGTATTGGGGTTGGGAGGCATGGCCCTGGGCTATTTCTTCTACTCCCGTTTTATTGCCAACCACATCTATAA encodes:
- the envZ gene encoding two-component system sensor histidine kinase EnvZ — encoded protein: MKLLPRSAFGQTVMLLAGLLLINQLVSYTIVVMYVIKPSYDQINDLLAKQVKVVFLDEPINGRQRLELPDEMRQRFFEATGIELYSEQSARKAGLDQATYYSYLSEELGRELGGPTEVRINQGTQFDIWVRPPMAPKYWLKVPLSGFEGFQFSPLPLYLALIGVLSVLGGWLFARRLNRPLKKLEVAAHQVGRGERPATLSDDVGSSEVAAVTRAFNQMAKGVAQLEEDRALLMAGISHDLRTPLTRIRLATEMMQSSEGYLKDGIIDDIEDMNAIIDQFIAYVRQDREDSPEPSDVEALLEDAVSAFAERPLRTVLAVEPIPELWLRPLSIKRLVYNLLENAERYGRGEARVEARLSLNSNELVLKVGDNGPGIPEAERERLFMPFERGDKARSTHGSGLGLAIIKKIVDSYHGRILLGQSTQGGLLVEIRLPLSSLSPVE